One segment of Anatilimnocola aggregata DNA contains the following:
- a CDS encoding ABC transporter ATP-binding protein: protein MTAPAITTAVAVDCRRVTKEFGSGDTRVLALRGVDLQVNYGEMTLLVGPSGCGKTTLISIIAGLLNPTAGEVKLLGQDLKQLRGGRLVNFRAQNIGFVFQQYNLLPALTAAENACVPLVIKGEYRHAAVKRAKEVLEEVGLGSRANAFPSQLSGGQQQRVAIARALIHQPRLLVCDEPTAALDAQSGQTVMQLITRVAVQHDRAVVVVTHDNRVFNYGDRIVHMVDGRVEKIEQGKQPEGRLETAGVSG from the coding sequence ATGACCGCCCCTGCTATCACCACCGCTGTTGCCGTCGATTGCCGGCGCGTAACAAAAGAGTTCGGTTCCGGCGATACCCGCGTGCTGGCGCTGCGCGGCGTCGATCTGCAAGTAAACTACGGCGAGATGACGCTCCTCGTCGGCCCCTCGGGCTGTGGCAAGACCACCCTCATCTCGATCATTGCCGGCTTGCTCAATCCCACTGCGGGCGAAGTGAAGTTGCTCGGCCAAGATTTGAAGCAACTACGTGGCGGTCGCCTGGTGAACTTTCGCGCGCAGAACATCGGCTTCGTTTTTCAGCAGTACAACTTGCTCCCGGCGCTCACCGCTGCCGAGAACGCTTGCGTGCCGCTGGTCATCAAAGGCGAGTATCGCCATGCCGCTGTGAAGCGCGCGAAAGAAGTGCTCGAAGAAGTGGGACTCGGCAGCCGCGCGAATGCCTTTCCTTCGCAACTTTCTGGCGGTCAGCAACAGCGGGTGGCGATCGCGCGAGCCCTCATTCACCAACCGCGACTGCTGGTGTGCGACGAACCGACCGCGGCTCTCGATGCCCAGTCGGGGCAAACCGTCATGCAACTTATCACGCGCGTCGCTGTGCAGCACGATCGCGCGGTGGTGGTAGTGACGCACGACAATCGCGTTTTCAACTATGGCGATCGCATTGTGCACATGGTCGATGGTCGCGTGGAAAAAATCGAACAAGGCAAACAGCCCGAAGGTCGGCTCGAGACAGCCGGCGTGAGTGGATAG
- a CDS encoding ABC transporter permease, giving the protein MTWIALRMLMGDRAKYFGLIFGVAFATLLMSQQVSIFMGIIRRTASQILDVRDCSIWVMDEKSRYIDEVPALPDTDLFRVRGVEGVAWAVRLYYGQNRARLEDGNLRNLLLYGVDDETMVAAPQTLLAGSLDDLRQPDAVIVDKAGYEYMWPEDHGKYQIGRTFELNDRRAVLVGVCKASPPFVTLPVLYTRYSQAVEFVPHRRNLMSFVMVQHEPNRNPEEVCRRINEQTGLMALTQNQFFWKTVYYFLGSTGIPVNFGITITLGFIVGAAITGQTFYLFTIENLKQFGALKAMGVSNLRLIGMILLQAVVVGVLGYGIGIGLTAAFFESTSGITHLAGLSLTPLAAGGCGVAVLCIIILTSLVAIAKVLVLEPAVVFRG; this is encoded by the coding sequence ATGACTTGGATCGCGCTCCGCATGTTGATGGGTGACCGGGCCAAGTACTTTGGCCTGATCTTCGGCGTAGCCTTCGCCACATTGCTCATGTCTCAGCAGGTGAGCATTTTCATGGGCATCATTCGCCGCACAGCGAGTCAGATTCTCGATGTTCGCGATTGCAGCATTTGGGTCATGGACGAAAAGAGTCGTTACATCGACGAGGTCCCTGCCCTGCCCGATACCGATTTGTTCCGCGTGCGCGGTGTGGAAGGTGTAGCGTGGGCAGTACGATTGTATTACGGCCAGAATCGCGCACGACTGGAAGATGGCAACCTTCGCAACTTGCTGTTGTATGGTGTCGACGACGAAACGATGGTCGCCGCGCCGCAAACGTTGCTCGCCGGCAGCCTCGACGATCTTCGCCAGCCCGATGCAGTGATTGTCGATAAGGCGGGCTACGAATACATGTGGCCCGAAGATCACGGCAAATACCAAATCGGCCGCACTTTTGAACTGAACGATCGCCGCGCAGTCCTGGTCGGTGTTTGCAAAGCCTCGCCGCCGTTCGTCACGCTTCCGGTGCTTTACACGCGCTATAGCCAGGCCGTCGAGTTCGTTCCGCATCGCCGCAACTTGATGAGCTTCGTCATGGTGCAGCACGAACCCAATCGAAACCCTGAAGAAGTTTGCCGACGGATTAACGAACAAACGGGGCTGATGGCCCTCACGCAGAATCAATTCTTCTGGAAGACGGTCTACTACTTCCTCGGCTCGACGGGCATTCCCGTGAACTTCGGCATCACCATCACGCTCGGGTTCATCGTCGGCGCCGCAATCACGGGGCAGACGTTTTATCTATTCACCATCGAGAACCTGAAACAGTTCGGCGCGCTCAAGGCGATGGGCGTAAGTAACCTGCGACTGATCGGCATGATTCTGCTGCAGGCTGTGGTCGTTGGCGTGTTGGGCTATGGCATCGGCATTGGGCTGACGGCTGCGTTTTTTGAATCGACCAGTGGCATTACGCACCTGGCCGGTCTGAGCTTAACGCCACTCGCAGCGGGCGGCTGCGGCGTGGCGGTGTTGTGCATCATTATCCTCACCAGCCTCGTGGCGATTGCCAAGGTGCTGGTGCTCGAACCTGCCGTCGTCTTCCGTGGATAA
- a CDS encoding TetR/AcrR family transcriptional regulator, with product MSIVERRQRQKLETRERMLDACRELLLTEGFHGLSMRKLAAKIGYSPTAIYFHFPDKEALLGELVEREFMKFRRSFDQAGQPGLDPIERLRRMGMIYVDFGLEQTSAYKFLFMNTQIEQFPKIGLIEHGNPAQDCYAYLRATVAEGLAAGRFRSELTSADQIAQLFFSGTHGVVSLHLARGKDPWVAWCPVHETARLMIDAIIRGLTQDAPQSAPPEESLP from the coding sequence ATGTCGATCGTCGAACGCCGTCAACGACAGAAGCTGGAAACGCGCGAGCGAATGCTCGATGCGTGCCGCGAACTGTTGCTGACGGAAGGTTTCCACGGTCTGAGCATGCGGAAGTTGGCCGCCAAGATCGGCTACTCGCCGACGGCCATCTATTTTCACTTCCCCGATAAAGAAGCCCTGCTCGGCGAACTTGTCGAACGGGAGTTCATGAAGTTCCGCCGCAGCTTCGATCAAGCTGGTCAGCCCGGACTCGATCCCATCGAACGGCTGCGCCGGATGGGAATGATTTACGTCGACTTTGGGCTGGAGCAGACGTCTGCCTATAAGTTCCTCTTCATGAACACGCAGATCGAGCAGTTCCCTAAGATCGGGCTGATCGAGCACGGCAATCCCGCGCAGGACTGTTATGCCTATCTGCGGGCGACGGTAGCAGAAGGACTGGCCGCCGGGCGCTTTCGTTCCGAACTGACGAGCGCCGATCAAATCGCTCAGTTGTTTTTCTCCGGCACACATGGGGTGGTCTCGCTGCACCTCGCGCGCGGCAAAGACCCCTGGGTTGCCTGGTGCCCCGTTCACGAAACAGCCCGCTTGATGATCGACGCCATCATTCGCGGGCTCACTCAAGATGCTCCCCAGAGTGCCCCGCCAGAGGAGTCACTGCCATGA
- a CDS encoding Maf family protein has translation MTELILASTSRYRQELLTRLRVPFRCIAPQVDEAVVQARYAAHRAEQLAEHLAEAKARSVAALEPDAIVLGSDQVCVCAGQVLNKPGTVERACEELAFLAGKQHALITAVCLIHAGRTLAFKDVTTLQMRPLSAGEIARYVAADEPLDCAGSYKLESLGISLFESIQSEDHTAITGLPLMLLARQLRQLGLNVP, from the coding sequence ATGACCGAATTGATTCTGGCCAGCACGTCGCGTTATCGGCAGGAATTGCTCACCCGCCTGCGCGTTCCTTTTCGCTGCATCGCACCCCAAGTCGACGAAGCAGTCGTGCAAGCCCGCTACGCCGCCCACCGGGCCGAACAACTGGCCGAACATCTCGCGGAGGCCAAAGCGCGGAGCGTGGCGGCGCTTGAACCTGATGCAATCGTGCTGGGTAGCGACCAGGTCTGCGTGTGCGCTGGCCAAGTCCTCAACAAACCTGGTACCGTCGAGCGGGCTTGCGAGGAGTTGGCGTTCTTGGCTGGCAAGCAGCACGCTCTCATCACGGCGGTTTGCTTAATCCACGCTGGTCGCACACTGGCCTTCAAAGACGTGACCACGCTCCAAATGCGGCCGTTATCTGCGGGCGAGATTGCCCGTTATGTGGCTGCCGACGAACCTCTCGACTGCGCCGGCAGCTACAAGCTCGAAAGCCTGGGAATCAGTCTGTTTGAGTCGATCCAGTCGGAAGATCACACGGCAATCACCGGGCTCCCGCTCATGCTGCTGGCTCGACAATTACGTCAACTTGGCCTGAACGTGCCCTAG
- a CDS encoding sialate O-acetylesterase yields the protein MSHRRKFPIAILTLITALASGLWSPASAQVKVAPIFGNGMVLQREIAVPVWGTASPGEEVTVTLGEQKQTAKADEMGKWQVELNKLTAGGPHELTVAGKNMLKFTDVLVGEVWLCSGQSNMAWRLAQCNADAEISAANDDQLRHNGGGSNWQKTTPQTAGNFSGVGYYFGKELRKALGVPVGLINRSVGGTSARLWTSRAVIESADELKPFLASLLKPDVDKQGKEKPLNLGVLYEGHIRPVVPYGIRGAIWYQGESDAGRPAEYAQLFPTMIKSWRKDFNQGDFPFLFVQLAPIGGAQKQPAEGGWGPIREAQNAALALPNTAVAVIVDSDVDLHPKKKEIPGARLAQAARAIAYGEKVTPSGPLYDSVKFEAGKAIVSFKHVDKGLETRGEKLTGFAIAGDDGKFVWADAKVEGDKVVVSSPDVPKPVAVRYGWASNPACNLFSASGMPASPFRTDPTGK from the coding sequence ATGTCCCACCGTCGTAAGTTTCCGATTGCCATTCTGACATTAATCACCGCGCTCGCGAGTGGCCTCTGGTCGCCCGCTAGTGCCCAGGTCAAAGTTGCGCCGATCTTTGGTAACGGCATGGTCCTGCAGCGCGAGATTGCGGTCCCTGTCTGGGGCACGGCTTCTCCCGGCGAAGAGGTTACCGTCACGCTTGGCGAGCAGAAGCAAACTGCCAAGGCCGACGAAATGGGTAAATGGCAAGTCGAGCTGAACAAACTGACTGCCGGTGGTCCGCACGAGTTGACCGTCGCGGGCAAGAACATGCTCAAGTTCACCGATGTGCTCGTCGGCGAAGTGTGGCTCTGCTCGGGGCAATCGAACATGGCGTGGCGGCTGGCCCAATGCAATGCCGATGCTGAGATTTCCGCCGCGAATGACGATCAACTGCGGCACAACGGTGGCGGCTCGAACTGGCAAAAGACCACGCCGCAAACGGCCGGCAATTTTTCCGGCGTTGGCTATTACTTTGGCAAAGAGCTGCGTAAGGCGCTGGGTGTTCCGGTCGGACTCATCAATCGTTCGGTGGGTGGCACCAGCGCTCGGCTCTGGACCAGCCGTGCTGTGATTGAATCGGCCGATGAGTTGAAGCCGTTTCTAGCATCGCTTTTGAAGCCCGATGTCGATAAGCAAGGTAAAGAGAAGCCGCTGAACTTGGGTGTGTTGTACGAAGGGCACATCCGTCCTGTTGTTCCCTACGGCATCCGCGGTGCTATCTGGTATCAGGGTGAATCGGATGCTGGTCGTCCGGCCGAATATGCCCAGCTCTTTCCGACCATGATTAAGTCGTGGCGCAAGGACTTCAATCAAGGGGATTTTCCCTTCCTCTTCGTGCAACTTGCCCCGATCGGCGGAGCTCAGAAGCAACCGGCCGAAGGTGGTTGGGGACCGATTCGTGAAGCCCAAAACGCAGCGCTTGCATTGCCGAACACTGCCGTCGCGGTGATTGTCGATAGCGACGTTGACTTGCATCCCAAGAAGAAAGAGATTCCTGGGGCTCGTCTTGCACAAGCGGCTCGTGCGATTGCTTATGGCGAAAAGGTCACTCCTTCGGGCCCGCTGTATGATTCGGTGAAGTTCGAAGCAGGCAAGGCCATTGTCTCGTTCAAGCATGTCGACAAAGGACTCGAGACACGCGGCGAAAAGCTGACGGGCTTTGCCATCGCCGGCGACGACGGCAAGTTCGTGTGGGCCGATGCCAAGGTGGAGGGAGACAAGGTCGTCGTCTCCAGCCCCGATGTCCCCAAGCCAGTTGCCGTTCGTTATGGCTGGGCCAGCAACCCGGCGTGCAACTTGTTCAGCGCGTCTGGCATGCCCGCTTCGCCGTTCCGCACCGATCCCACCGGCAAATAG
- a CDS encoding SMP-30/gluconolactonase/LRE family protein, translated as MFAARLHLFVALACFTSFAVAQELPDAAKTKTHEMFRVLKYCEGVVFDHDGKGYISWGDTITQFTLDGKNQPWAKTGAPNGHKVLADGTHLVCDASQHAVLHLAADGKLLDPASKECEGKALRGPNDLTLDVKHGGFYFSDPGGSSAEKPIGTVHYVDSKGVTTLVDSGLAFPNGIVLTPDGKKLYLAESQKNMVHVYDVKGPGKLGKREKFADLPRKKEKTPQIDNQPDGMCLDAAGNLYVAHYGMKQVQVLNPKGEVIRRYDGGNVTTSNVAFGGPKMDQLFITGGIGPEAGEGGLFRIDLGMKGLVILPAKK; from the coding sequence ATGTTTGCCGCTCGTCTCCACCTGTTCGTCGCACTGGCTTGCTTCACTTCGTTTGCGGTCGCCCAGGAACTGCCCGACGCGGCAAAAACGAAGACGCACGAAATGTTCCGCGTGCTGAAGTATTGCGAAGGAGTCGTCTTCGATCACGACGGCAAGGGCTACATCAGCTGGGGCGATACGATCACGCAGTTCACGCTGGACGGAAAGAATCAGCCGTGGGCTAAGACCGGCGCGCCCAACGGGCACAAAGTCCTTGCCGATGGCACGCACCTGGTGTGTGACGCCAGCCAGCATGCGGTGCTGCATCTGGCTGCCGATGGCAAACTGTTAGATCCGGCCAGCAAAGAGTGCGAAGGGAAAGCCCTTCGCGGGCCGAACGACCTGACGCTCGACGTGAAGCATGGCGGCTTTTATTTCAGCGATCCAGGCGGCAGCAGCGCCGAGAAGCCGATTGGCACGGTTCATTATGTTGACAGCAAGGGAGTTACTACGCTGGTTGATTCTGGCCTGGCTTTTCCCAACGGCATCGTCCTGACGCCCGATGGCAAAAAGCTGTACCTTGCCGAGAGCCAGAAAAACATGGTGCATGTCTACGACGTGAAAGGCCCCGGCAAACTCGGCAAACGCGAGAAGTTCGCCGACCTGCCGCGCAAGAAAGAGAAGACGCCGCAGATCGACAACCAGCCCGACGGCATGTGTCTCGATGCGGCCGGCAACCTGTACGTCGCCCACTACGGAATGAAGCAAGTGCAGGTGCTCAATCCCAAGGGGGAAGTCATTCGCCGTTACGACGGTGGCAACGTCACCACCAGCAACGTCGCCTTCGGCGGCCCCAAGATGGACCAACTCTTTATCACCGGCGGCATCGGCCCCGAAGCGGGCGAAGGTGGCCTCTTTCGCATCGACCTCGGCATGAAAGGCCTCGTGATCCTGCCGGCGAAGAAGTAG
- a CDS encoding transposase, with amino-acid sequence MATIFRDVVDSPALIINGVEDHIHGLVLLSRKFAVMKVIQDVKTETSKWLKKQPACVRNFAWQAGYDAFSVSESNIPKVTNYIQNQESHHRKMTFQDEYRELCQRHKIEIDERYVWE; translated from the coding sequence ATGGCGACGATCTTCCGCGACGTTGTTGATTCTCCCGCGCTAATCATCAACGGAGTCGAAGATCATATTCACGGACTTGTTTTGCTCAGCCGCAAATTCGCAGTGATGAAGGTCATTCAGGATGTGAAGACCGAAACATCGAAGTGGCTGAAGAAGCAGCCCGCCTGCGTGCGAAATTTTGCCTGGCAAGCTGGCTATGATGCGTTCTCTGTCAGCGAATCAAATATTCCGAAAGTGACGAACTACATTCAGAATCAAGAATCGCATCATCGCAAGATGACCTTTCAAGATGAGTATCGGGAGCTCTGCCAGCGTCACAAGATTGAGATCGATGAGCGCTATGTCTGGGAGTAG
- a CDS encoding redoxin domain-containing protein: MRAMFLLGAFLASFLAIYSSAIAEEVTTLEIGAAAPNFKLPGVDDQEYTLKSFADAKLLLVVFTCNHCPTAQAYEDRIIKLHADYEGRGVKLIAISPNDDLAVRLDELGYSDVGDSLADMKVRAKERDFKFPYLYDGETQAASRAFGVVATPQVFLFDAERKLRYVGRIDNSDVKEVTSHDCRNALEALLAGKPVPVEKTRTFGCSTKWAEKRVEAQASIDKWNQEPVTLKNLDEATLAKLVKNEANEYLLINVWASWCGPCVKELPEFVTINRMYRHRKLKLITITLDGEEQRADALKLLQEKHVAAENYFSLINEKDRLADLVDAKWQGPLPHTILIGPGGKLLYRKNGPIDPLAVRRAIVDQLGRTYASRGK, encoded by the coding sequence ATGCGTGCGATGTTTTTGTTGGGTGCTTTTCTCGCTTCTTTTCTCGCGATTTACTCGTCCGCAATTGCTGAGGAAGTAACCACGCTCGAGATTGGTGCTGCTGCGCCCAATTTCAAATTACCCGGCGTCGACGATCAGGAATATACGCTCAAAAGCTTTGCTGACGCCAAACTCCTGCTGGTTGTCTTCACTTGCAATCACTGCCCGACTGCTCAGGCTTATGAAGATCGAATCATCAAATTGCATGCCGACTATGAAGGTCGCGGCGTCAAGTTGATTGCCATTTCGCCCAACGACGACCTGGCGGTGCGACTCGATGAACTCGGTTACTCCGATGTCGGCGATTCACTGGCCGACATGAAGGTGCGGGCGAAAGAGCGGGACTTCAAATTTCCTTATCTGTACGACGGCGAGACTCAGGCTGCGTCGCGGGCTTTCGGAGTCGTTGCCACGCCGCAGGTCTTTCTCTTCGATGCTGAGCGCAAACTCCGTTACGTTGGCCGCATCGACAATTCCGATGTAAAGGAAGTCACCAGTCACGATTGCCGCAACGCCCTCGAGGCCCTGCTCGCCGGCAAGCCGGTCCCCGTCGAAAAAACTCGCACCTTCGGCTGCTCGACCAAGTGGGCCGAGAAACGAGTCGAGGCGCAGGCCTCAATCGACAAGTGGAATCAGGAACCCGTCACCCTGAAGAATCTTGACGAAGCCACCCTGGCCAAGCTGGTGAAGAACGAAGCCAACGAGTACCTCCTCATTAACGTTTGGGCCAGTTGGTGCGGCCCGTGTGTGAAAGAGCTGCCCGAATTCGTGACGATCAACCGCATGTATCGCCACCGCAAACTGAAGCTCATCACCATCACACTCGATGGCGAGGAACAAAGGGCCGATGCCCTCAAGCTGCTGCAAGAAAAACATGTTGCCGCCGAAAACTACTTCTCGCTCATCAACGAGAAAGACCGCCTGGCCGACCTGGTCGACGCCAAGTGGCAAGGCCCCCTGCCCCACACCATCCTCATCGGCCCCGGCGGCAAGCTCCTCTATCGCAAGAACGGCCCCATCGATCCCCTCGCCGTCCGCCGCGCTATCGTCGACCAACTCGGCCGCACATATGCGTCGCGAGGGAAATAG